caacaaaaatgggATAAAaggtctttatttattaaaataaacaaattaaatacattaattagaTATGTTATACTTGTGagatacaaattaatatatttatttaaaacaattttaataatgatttaatcACTTCAAGTTtaaccaatttttatttttattaatttaattgtcaaatttgttcaagccgccagaaaggcctttgacatggcttaacgactgttgtcttataGACAACAATCTAAACGAAACGTGCttttcgaagcacggagacgtttttttaaattcgaatattcggtcacccatctatggaatgaccttgaaaagtgttgcttaacccaccgatcgattaccgaccggtgagcgcaactggctacaagcgccttttataaaaactttataataaacgtTCCTTACATACATAGAGACTGAAAAAACTGACTTTGTTTTGCAtagatcttacaactttttatatTGAAGAACAGAGATTAAATTTGTCTTTTTAACTGGCTTTCAGCTTCAgttgtttcatacatttgccgTCCATTCAATTAGTAGATAGTTTatctacttaaatataaaactgtgaaacagtagcacgattctccaCAATCGGTACTTTTGAGTATCGagaacttgacatttaaaatgtactgctgtAGTTTTTACGAtgaccgctagaggcgctgaaccgactgtcatgcaacatttttcgatagatagccggttgtcggtactcgatagtggtagagaatcgcgacTGGCTGTTACATTATTACGAGTTATAGACATTATTACTTGCTcaaactgtgaaggaaaacattgtgacgaaaccttgcatgcctaaagtttaatacatttctagAGGGCGTGCAAAGTTCGCGAACCGCACTTTAACAGCGTGGTGGACgtaaggcctaactcctcccgtagaaagagactcttgcccagcagtgggacagtaaaagctcagcgtggtggactcaaggcctaacccttccctcattgaGGAGACCTAGCAGTGTAAtggcttaaaaataaacattaattaggtttattttttaagctcGTCGCTAGCTGTGTCGGTGGAGCGGTCATGTTTGTCCACTCTTTTGTGCGAAGCTCCCGTCGCAAAGATGCGTGTGGCCGCTCGTCCCGGTGTGTGCGGATGTAGTTGGCCAGTGTACTGCGTTTCTGTaaatacaaagataaataattaattattttattttctctcacACATTGTCATCAAAGTACTAAAATCGACTAGGATACTAAGAAAAGCGACGGCTGGATTTGAAAtgttttgtcaaaattttacggttcatgagatacggTCTCATAGTCAGACAGTGAAGTCATAGTAATAAGGTATGGAATCCTAAAAACAATCCAATTTATTGTAAGTTAGATTCACAAAGAAAAGGTTCTGTACCATgtataaaaaacgttaaaaatatcGTCTGCTGTATGAGACTTACTGAAATTAGAACTAGGGTAATTGGCTTGCGTCGTTAAAAATAAGGTCTACCCCCCccccctctctctctctctcacatatatacacacacacacacacacactctcaTATACATATGAGTAAAGAGACTAAAGTAATACTCACCGCGATTGCTTTACTGCAGTCAGAACAAATCTTGTCTCTCGGCTTCGAGACGCCTTCGTGCTTTTCCAGTATGTGACACTTAAGACGATCACGCGCTGCGAGGCTCTGCAACAATAATTACACTTTgtaacaattacaataattaactgTAATGTTAAGTGTCAACAGGGtcctgtagcgtgattctgtacaatcggtattgtcgagtaccgaaagtttgacatttagaatgtactgccaaaataattcctacgatgcccgtcaaagattttcatacaaaatttctcgatgacaagccggttgtcggtagtcgacaatagtagagaatcgagcgaCTGTACCGCGATTTTCTATCGTTGGCATCGTTTTGAATTGcaacacacatatttggttcaGTATAAATCAGCCTAGCTGGGCAGCAAAACCGGACAGGGACCTTGCTTGTTTAATTAGACTATTTGTGTTTAGGAGCGGACCCCAATGCGACGTATTTTTAACCCttgacgcaaaaagaggggtgttataagttagACGTGTCTgtctctgtgtgtgtgtctgtctgtctgtctgtggcatcataactcctgAGCGGATGCAgcgatttcaatttagtttttgaaAGTGGGAAGATTagccgaatgtctgcaaatatactcggatggggtctcaaatagcttcgtatgatgagaaagtgggttttaataagtacttactttgTCATGTTTTTCTTTCACAGGCCTCTgatattttccttcatcgtAATATCCCTTAATGCATGTATCAGATTTATATCTCGAAGCCTCTCTATCCGTTTCTCTGTTCTTCAACATTTCTTGTTTAGTCAGTTTTAATACTCCAAATTTTTCTTTGTCTTTGGCGACTCTATTCGTTTTCTTGTTTGTGCTAAGGTTTGCTAAAACATCttcttgttttgtttctttggaataaatattgttcaaaatttttggcaaatgtttttttggtACATTGGGGCAAACGTTGGCCTCCGGAGAAGTGTTGTCTAGATTAGTTTCTCTTTTTATTAGAACAAAATCAACAGTAATGTTGGACAAACGTTTGACAGTCTTTGATCCAACATTAAGACCAATAATTTTGTTGCCAGTTTTTTCAATATCATATACTTCTTTAATTCCAGTCTTGCCTCTATGCATATCCTTGacattatctatttttttttctttatcaaaagtttcaatttcattattatattttgtaaatgaaatcATACGTAGTTTTACTAGTAAgagataattttgaaaaatactttttggttAAAAATCAAAgaggtataaataattataacttgtgtagaaaataaaatgtaattgctGTTTTAATCCAGCCACCAGCCAACTTGTTCGTGAGCGATCATTAATTTCTGAGATATCAACACTTGGGTCTTGAAAATCTCAATCTTTTTAAACAAAGCTTGGCATTCGAAACAAATCATGATCACCTTCAGTACGCCCTGAAAAGAAACaaccattattatttttaatcatataaGTATTCAAAACACTTAATTTCATACAGTATAAATTACATTACGTCTCAAAACTACTTGATGACAATGGTTGTGGGTCCCTGAACTAAGTTAACCTGTATCAGGCGGGAAGGACttattatatctatctatctattgtatggttagtggtcaacctacaacctagtgtcaaagttgttcaagcccgaaggcctttgacgtggcttaacgactgttatcttagtagacaataaccgggaccgactttttacgtgccctccgaagcacggagacgctcagttcaaattccactatgcggtcacccatctatagaatgaccgcgccaaag
Above is a window of Anticarsia gemmatalis isolate Benzon Research Colony breed Stoneville strain chromosome 30, ilAntGemm2 primary, whole genome shotgun sequence DNA encoding:
- the LOC142985624 gene encoding uncharacterized protein LOC142985624, with translation MISFTKYNNEIETFDKEKKIDNVKDMHRGKTGIKEVYDIEKTGNKIIGLNVGSKTVKRLSNITVDFVLIKRETNLDNTSPEANVCPNVPKKHLPKILNNIYSKETKQEDVLANLSTNKKTNRVAKDKEKFGVLKLTKQEMLKNRETDREASRYKSDTCIKGYYDEGKYQRPVKEKHDKSLAARDRLKCHILEKHEGVSKPRDKICSDCSKAIAKRSTLANYIRTHRDERPHASLRRELRTKEWTNMTAPPTQLATSLKNKPN